GGTGAAAAAGGGGGAACAGAAAACGCAGCCCCGTGGTCATCTGACCACCTTCAAATCCGCTGAGAGCCACGGGCTTTTCAACCATGGCGGCAATCATGGCACGGCTGTGCTGCTGGTTATCCCCGAAGGCATGGGGCGCGTGCATGCGCAGTACCACGGTTCCGTCTCTGTCATGGAAGTAGAGGTGATCAAAGCCCATCCGCTGCAATGAACGATATATGCTTTGCGCTTCACTGGCCAGTTCCCGACGCACGGCTTCCGCCAGGCGCTCACCTCGGGAGTGCTCCCACAGCAGCTGCTGGATGCGGGGAATATTGAAAGCGGTTTCGTAGCTGAATGAGGCTATGGCATGGCGCAGATCAATGGTGTGCTGGAAAAGCTGGCGGGTCTCCGCGATGGCATTTTCGTTCTGAAGAGTTATTCTTGAGTGGGACTGGTGGACAAGGAAGGGCAGCAGGCAGAAAAATATCAGGACAATGGCAAGCAGGGGGAAGTGAATACAGGTGAAGTCCTTCATTGACCAGCGCTGCTTCATGGACCCGTTTCACGGGCTTCTTCCGAGCTGAGCCCATGAACCTCCACCCGGTTGCGCCCCTTGTTTTTCGCCAGATAGAGCGCGTCGTCGGCCCTCTTGATGAAGGTATGCAGCTCATCGTCCGACACAAACTCCGTCACACCAAGGCTGATGGTCACCGTCCCCACCGCCGCGAACTCGCTGCGTTCGATCAGACGGCGGATGCGCTGGGCAAGATGGCCACCCTGGCGGGCGTTGGTTTCCGTCGCCAGCACCAGGAACTCTTCGCCCCCCCAGCGTACCAGGTAATCGCTGGGCCTCAGGCTGCCCCGGACCAGCGCTGCCAGAGTGCGCAGCACATCATCGCCCACATTGTGCCCATGGGTATCATTCACCTGCTTGAAGTGATCGATATCAAAGAGTACCGCCGCCAGAGGCTGCCGGTAGCGTCGTGCCCGCTCGGTCTCCACCCGAAAAATATCCTCGAACTTGCGGCGGTTGTAGCAACCCGTCAGCATATCCGTGGTGGCAAATATCTCCATCTGCATCTGCAGCTGCTTGAGTTCGTTGACATCCATGGCCGTGCCGATACCGGAGCAGCGATCCCGCAGCACCACCGTGTTGGTGGCAAGCTCCAGCCAGCGCTCATCCTGATCCCTGGAGGTGATCCGAATGGTCTTCTGCATCTTGGCCGCCACATCGCAGTTATGCATGGACTCGGCGATATAGCGGAATTCGTTGCACAGAAGCTGGGAGAAGGGAATCTGCTCCAGCTCATCGGCGCTGTAACCGGTAATCTTCAAAAACTCCGGATTGGCATAGACAAAGCGATCGTTCTCCACAATAAAGATGCCGGCAACCGAGTTCTCCGCCAGGACGCGAAACAGCTCTTCGCTTTCGCGCAGACGCTTTTCCACATCGTGACTGTGCAGGGCCATTTCGATATTGGAGTGAATTTCGCGGTCGTCAAAGGGCTTGATGATATACCCGAAGGGTTTGGTGATTTTGGCCCGCTCCAGAGTCTGTTTGTCGGCATGGGAAGTGAGGAAGACCACGGGAACATGGAAGCGCTGGCGGATGATTTCCGCTGCTTCAATACCATCCATGTCGCCCTTGAGCACGATATCCATCAGCACCAGATGGGGGGAGAGATCCTCGACCGCCTTGACAGCTTCTTCGCCATAGGCGCATATTCCGGCCACATCATAACCAAGGTTCTTCAGGGTGCTTTTGATATCCAGTGCTACAATACTCTCGTCTTCGACGATGAGAACGCGTGTCTGTTGCATAGGGAGTGTTCCTGTTACGGGAGCCGGATTCTTTCGATCAGTTAAGTATAGCAAACCTGTCAAGGCTTTTTTGCAAACTCGCTGACTATAGCATATTGTTTTATTGTGCGAAAATTCTTTTGTTCTATTCTGTCACCTCCCCTGCCAGCGGTACAAATCCCCCGCTGAATTACATCGCGTTTTCCATATCACAAGGATATAGTTGACGATTTTCTTTGCCTCACTCCAGTGCGTGAGCTGAAAAGGGCAGTACGGGAGATCGTTTCCCAGCCGCTTTGGGCGAGTCAAAAGTGGCAAAACACTTCGATGATATCTGGCGATGCCCATTGTGAATGTGAATTTCTGGAGTTACATCCGCGATTCATACGTATTAAGTTGGAATTACTTACATCTCAACTTTCGCGCCTCTTGACTTTGGAGTAAAGCGTTAGATAATTGTCATTTGCCACGAGCAAATCGCTTCCGTTTTCCCTGCTTGACTCATTCAGCATCCAGGCTATGCCGTACATTGCCCTTTTTTGGTGCGGCCAAAAAAGGACCAAAAAAACCGCCCCCCGAACGCCCGTTTTTCCGGATCGTTTGCTCGCCTGTTCTGGAGATCCGGCAGCAGGCTGCCCAAAGAGGCCCATCTGCTGCGTTGCCGGGCATCGCTCGTCACTGCGACGTACAGGGAGTACGTCTCACTCCTCACCTTGCTTGCGCCTTGCACCTGAGAACTTTTCAATTGCCTGCATAACGCGATGGACCCGCAGGGTTGCCGCCACGAGGGCGGCAACCGCAAACCAAAAGCCATGGAGGGCGGTTGTTTGCGGTCCCCAGTTCCAGGCAAGCGGACGGCTGAAAAGGACAGCACTGGGGGCCGCTTCCCAGCCACTTTTTGCGGGAAAAAAGTGGCAAAAGAAACTCGTATATATGGTGAGGATAATGTCAAGCGACGCAGTCTGTGTAGAACCATTTCGGCCATTGCAGCATGACATCAGGGTCAGCGCTGACAACCTGCCGTTTCGGGGATGCGAAACTTCAGTTACATGTTAATTTTTTTACGCTATTATACCAGGCACCTGAAGAGAATCAGAGGTTCATGACATGAGTTACAGCAGCCCCCTGCCCGCGGAGTTTCTGCAACGCCTGACCGCCATCGTACCCCCATCCTGGTACGAACAGGTCTTTGCCACCTTTCACCAGCACCGAACCTGCTCCTTTCGGGTGAATACGCTGCGCAGTTCCACGGCGGACGCGCTGGCAGAGCTCTCAGCCCTGGACATCAGTGCCAGCCCGGTTCCCTGGTGCGCGGAAGCTTTTGTGGTGCCCCACGGGCAGCGCTCCCTGCTGAGTACTTCCGCTGCTTTTTCTGAGGGCCGTATCTATATACAGAATCTCTCCAGCATGGCACCCGTACTGCTCCTGAATCCCCGGCCCGGCGAACAGGTGCTCGATCTGGCGGCCGCCCCCGGTGGCAAGACCCTGCACCTGGCGGCTCTGATGGAAAACCGCGGCTGGATATCCGCTGTGGAGGCGGTCAAGGACCGCTTCTTTCGCCTGAAGGCCAATGTGGAAGCCTTTGGGGCTTCCATCGTACACACCTATCTGCGCGACGGGCGCACTGTGGGCCTGGCCTGTCCAGAGCACTTTGACCGGGTGTTGCTGGACGCGCCCTGCTCTTCGGAGGCCCGTTTTCACGCCGACAATCCTGCCAGCTGGCAGTTCTGGAGCCCCGCGAAAATCCGTGAGGCGGCCCGCAAACAGAAGCCCCTGCTCTTTTCGGCCTGGCAGTCTCTCAAGCCAGGGGGAACCATGGTCTACTGCACCTGCTCCTTCGCGCCTGAAGAAAACGAAGCCATGGTGGCGGCGCTGCTGAAAAAATATGGTGACGCGGTGGATATTCTACCGCTGGAGCTGCCCTTCGCCAACACCATACCCGGCCTGACCCACTGGCTGGGCAAGGAGTTCGACCCGCGCCTGGAAAGAACCAGGCGCATTCTGCCCGACGCGTTCATGGATAGCTTTTACCTGGCTCACCTGCGCAAGGTGCCGTGATGAAATACCTGCGAAGCACCCTTTTGCCCCTTTGTCTGCTGGTCGCCACGGCCATGTCCGGCTCAGCCCAGGAGTCGCCCCGCGTCGCCCTGGTGCTCAGCGGCGGCGGAGCCAAGGGCATCGCCCATGTGGGAGTGCTGCAGTTTCTGGAGGAGATGCGCGTTCCCGTGCACTGCATCGCGGGAACCAGCATGGGAGCGCTGGTGGGAGGTGCCTACGCCAGCGGCTTTTCGGTACAGAAGCTGGAAGAAGCCATCAGCAGCGCCGACTGGGAGCGTCTCTTTTCCAGTACGCCCCACCGCTCCTTCATTCCCTTCCACCAGAAGCAGGAAGACTGGCTCAACTTTTTCGACTTCACCATCAACATGCAGGGTACGCGCATCTACCCCGTTGCCGGATTGATCAACACCCACAATCTGCACTTTTTCTTCCGGGAGCTGACGGGATTCCAGCCAGTGATGGACTTTGACCAGATGCCCATCCCCTTCCGGGCCATCGGCACCGACCTGGAAAGCGGCGAAGCCGTCACCATGAGCAGGGGTGATCTCTCCACAGCCCTGCTGGCCAGCATGAGCGTCCCCGGCGTCTTTCCTCCCGTATACCATGAAGGTCGCCTGCTCTTCGACGGCGCCCTGGTCAACAATCTGCCCATCGCAGTGGCCCTTCGGGACTGCAAGCCCGACCTCATCATCGCCGTCAACATCAGCCCCGATACCGATACCGGCGCCCGGGCGGATGAGCCTGCTTCCATCCTGACAGTGGCCCAGCGCATCACCAAAATCCCCGTCCAGTACAATGTGCGCCATGGACTGCAGGAACTGCGCCCCTACGACCTCCTCATCAGCCCCAGAGTCGGCAGCTATTCGGCCAGCGATTTCACCCCCGTACGCCCCCTGATCGCCGAAGGCTACCGGGCCGCTGCCCTGCTCTACGACCAGCTGCGGCCCCTCAGCCTCAGCCCGGGCGAATACGACCAGTGGTATCGCGAGCACCGTACTCCCCTGGCCCACTCGCTGTCTATCCGCACGATCAGCCTGCCTGAGCTGACCCGCGTCAATCCCGACGTGCTGCAGCGACGCCTGCGGCTCGAC
This portion of the Desulfurispirillum indicum S5 genome encodes:
- a CDS encoding RsmB/NOP family class I SAM-dependent RNA methyltransferase, producing the protein MSYSSPLPAEFLQRLTAIVPPSWYEQVFATFHQHRTCSFRVNTLRSSTADALAELSALDISASPVPWCAEAFVVPHGQRSLLSTSAAFSEGRIYIQNLSSMAPVLLLNPRPGEQVLDLAAAPGGKTLHLAALMENRGWISAVEAVKDRFFRLKANVEAFGASIVHTYLRDGRTVGLACPEHFDRVLLDAPCSSEARFHADNPASWQFWSPAKIREAARKQKPLLFSAWQSLKPGGTMVYCTCSFAPEENEAMVAALLKKYGDAVDILPLELPFANTIPGLTHWLGKEFDPRLERTRRILPDAFMDSFYLAHLRKVP
- a CDS encoding diguanylate cyclase, with amino-acid sequence MQQTRVLIVEDESIVALDIKSTLKNLGYDVAGICAYGEEAVKAVEDLSPHLVLMDIVLKGDMDGIEAAEIIRQRFHVPVVFLTSHADKQTLERAKITKPFGYIIKPFDDREIHSNIEMALHSHDVEKRLRESEELFRVLAENSVAGIFIVENDRFVYANPEFLKITGYSADELEQIPFSQLLCNEFRYIAESMHNCDVAAKMQKTIRITSRDQDERWLELATNTVVLRDRCSGIGTAMDVNELKQLQMQMEIFATTDMLTGCYNRRKFEDIFRVETERARRYRQPLAAVLFDIDHFKQVNDTHGHNVGDDVLRTLAALVRGSLRPSDYLVRWGGEEFLVLATETNARQGGHLAQRIRRLIERSEFAAVGTVTISLGVTEFVSDDELHTFIKRADDALYLAKNKGRNRVEVHGLSSEEARETGP